The genome window TACCGATATGTGCGCGCGGCTGCATCAAGAAAACAATGGGGTCAGCTTACGTAAAGCACTCACTCATTTACCCTCTCAGCCGCTATACGCCGTACTGGGGGCCTTAGAGCACATTGAGTTACCTGACAAATTGGCGCAACGTTTACTCGAACAAGCGCAGCAACACATCGACAGTGGTGAGCCCGATATTTTCTTAATTGCCGCTCTCGTGCGTGCGCTAGCAGGCGCCCCCAATCAAGAATTAGTCACACTGACGGACACGCTATTAGCGCGTACCGAGTTAAGTCACCAAGAAGTCTTAATTGGATTGGCTGGCCGATCGTGGCATGTCCTCGCAGATGGAGGACGAGCGCAACGCTTCTTGCTCCGTTTAGCACAAACCGGTAATCAGCCGTTATTTAATCAGTTGTTTGCCGATCTGGTCATGCTACCAAGCTTGCGTATGGTTTTACTCCCGTTACTGCATACGAGCCCGTCACCGGAGCTTTCCGCGGCACTGCTTGAGTTGCAACGCGCAGCGAAAGCTTAATCTAAAAAAGAGAGAGCGGATGAGAACAGGATTATTCGGACTACTACTCATCGGGATGGTCGGTTTTATCTTTTGGCAACAGCGGCGCCAATCGGAAATCGCGCGCCGCGTCATTGAGCAAAAATGTGCACAGTTGAACTTGCAAGTGGTCAGTGTCGCCTTCGGCCAGCATCGACTTCGTACGCCGTCGGGCCAATGGCACTGGCACTCAACCTATTTCTTTGAGTTTTCAGCCTTAGGTGATGATTGCTATCAAGGTCGCTTAATTATGAACGGTTTTCGTTCACAACAGGTCTATATACCGCCTCATCATTTGCCCCCTGCAACCTAGCGACAAATTGCCATTCGAATTGATAATAATCTCCCAGAAAGCCATCGGCGATCTGGGCTTTTTGCATGAATCCGAGCTTTTTCATCAGTTGTAGGCCAACCGTATGGAGAACCGGAACATTCATAAGCACCGTTTTAATGCGTTTTTGCTGACAAATATGCGGTAAAAA of Vibrio zhugei contains these proteins:
- a CDS encoding DUF3549 family protein, with amino-acid sequence METIQTLSKMLQTSGNQYAIFDLGRRIQAIDNATFERIESGGQPYPYPVQRSAQFAIAYWDNSHQPWIWFLKFELDERGLLQQPHVTQFIEYVLEAMGARLDNELTDEQQEKLTNNPYTFKPNDDKMAMFHSIIRAQLALPCSQYYEHAQCYFSGRLGWENWQTIGLQGITDMCARLHQENNGVSLRKALTHLPSQPLYAVLGALEHIELPDKLAQRLLEQAQQHIDSGEPDIFLIAALVRALAGAPNQELVTLTDTLLARTELSHQEVLIGLAGRSWHVLADGGRAQRFLLRLAQTGNQPLFNQLFADLVMLPSLRMVLLPLLHTSPSPELSAALLELQRAAKA
- a CDS encoding DUF3301 domain-containing protein, which translates into the protein MRTGLFGLLLIGMVGFIFWQQRRQSEIARRVIEQKCAQLNLQVVSVAFGQHRLRTPSGQWHWHSTYFFEFSALGDDCYQGRLIMNGFRSQQVYIPPHHLPPAT